The Cardinium endosymbiont cEper1 of Encarsia pergandiella nucleotide sequence TACACTTCTTTTTCTAACAGATGTTTTAACTTTCATAACTAGTGTAACTGTTCAGTTGCTTTGTATCTATGCACTATCCTGGCTTGTGTCAAATCATAAGGAGTTAACTCCATTCTAACAGAATCCCCAGGAAGAATTTTAATATAATTTTTACGCATCTTCCCAGAAATATGGGCTCTAACAATATGACCATTTTTAAGCGCAACCTTGAATACTGCATTGGGTAATGCTTCTTGCACTATTCCACCTTGTTCAATAGGAGGTATTTTAGCCATATTATTTTATGCAATCTTATTTTACTTTGCTTATATACTTGTATTTGTAAGTTTTTACAAAGAGAACCATCATATAATCAACAAGAACCTTCCTGGGACTAATATACTAAATTTATAGCAAATAGCTGTAAAAATATGGAAACTTTATTAAAAACTTACTACTGCAATCTAGCACCTTTATTAATAATTACTTCATATCGACGCATTAACAAATAGCTTTCAACTTGCTGAATGGTTTCAAGCATCGAACTGACCATAATCAATAAAGAAGTCCCACCAAAGAATCTATAAAAAGGAAAACTTAATCCAACTATACGGGCAAAAGCAGGCAAAATAGCAATAATTGCCAAGAACATAGCGCCTGGCAAGGTAATTCTGTCTAATACACCATCCAAAAAGCGGGCCGTTGCATTGCCAGAGGTAATACCAGGAATAAAGCTATTGGCACGCTTCATATCTTCTGCTATTTGCACAGGGTTGACGGTAATAGCGGTATAAAAAAAGGTAAAGACAATAATCAAAAAAGCAAACAGAAAATTAAATAGCCAACTGGTATCATCGCGCAACATACCACTAATGAGGTCCAACCAAGCAAATTTATCTTTCCAAAAACCTAAAAGACATGAAATGCAAAAAATCAAAAGATTGGCAAAGATAATAGGCATTACACCTGCACTATTTAACTTAAATGGTATATATTGACGCTGCCCTCCATATATGGTACTGGTGCTCAATTGCCTTGCATACTGAATAGGAACCCTGCGTGTAGCTTGTGTAAAAGCAACTAACACAAGCACAATTAAAAACAATACGAATAACTCTAATACAAATAGAAACATACCCTTGCTGCCACGATATACCGCTTCTTGGTATAAAGCAGCAGGAAAAGAGGATACAATACCCACCATCATTAACATGGTTACACCATTGCCAATTCCTTTATCGGTAATCTTTTCACCTAGCCACATACAAAATATGGCACCTGCGGTTAAAATAATAATAGAAATAAAAATAAAAAAAGTACGACTTATAGAAACATTTCCACTACCTGTAGCAATAAATAAATATTGAAAAGATTGAAAAATAGCGATAAAAATAGTAAGGATACGAGAAATTTGCGCAATTTTACGTTTCCCCATTTCTCCATCACGTTGTATTTTTTGAATTTTTGGCCAGGCAATCGACAAAAGTTGCATAACAATAGAGGCCGAGATATAAGGGGTAACGCCTACTGAAAAGATGGAAACTTGGCTAAGTGAACCACCTAAAAAACTATCGAGTAAGCCAAAAACGCGCTTTGCATGACCAGAAATTTGGGTTACATCTATACCAGGCAAAACAATGATACTACCTATACGGAAAAGCAATAGAAAGAATAATGTATTCCTTATACGAATGCGTAGTTCTTTTATTAAAAATATATCCTTAATAACTTTAAATAACTTATTCATATGTTGACAACATGATAACTTCTCCACCAAGATTTTGAATGGCTTGTAAAGCAGTAGCTGAGCAACGATGTGCGGCAACTGAAAGTTTAAGGTTTAACTGGCCATTTCCTAATATTTTATATTTTTCATACTTCCCGATTACATTATGCTTTCTCAAGAAAATATGATCTATAGAAGAAACATGATGCTTCTCTGCCAAGGCTTGCAAAGTAGAAAGATTTAAAGGTGTAAACTCGATTCTACTCGGACATTTAAATCCATACATAGGAATACGCCTCTGGAGTGGTTGTTGACCTCCTTCAAAACCAATCTTTCTTTTATAACCAGATCTAGATTGTGCACCATTGTAACCACGTGTAGCCGTTCCACCTTTACCGGAACCTTGGCCTCTACCTACGCGCTTTTTACCCTTTAAAGCACCTACTGCTGGTTTAAGTGTATGTAATTCCATAAGCTATTATATCTTTTCTGTAACCACTAAGTGGTTGACTTTACGTACCATACCCCATATTTGGGGGGTAGCTTCAACGACAACACCTTTATTAACCCGCCCTAATCCAAGTGCTTGAATGGTTGCTTTTTGGGATTTAGGACGTTTGATTAAACTTCGTACCTGTGTAATTCTAATTTGTTCCATAAAATTTTATCCATTAAAAAGCTTATCTAAAGTGATGCCACGTTGCTTGGCAATAGTTATGGGATCACGCAATTGCAACAATGCTTTAAAAGTTGCTTTGACTACATTATGCGGATTAGAAGAACCCTGGGACTTAGACAAAACGTTTTTAATGCCTACGCTTTCTAAGACGATACGGACACCGCCACCTGCAATTACGCCAGTACCAGAAGCTGCTGGTTGAATCAAAACATTGCCACCACCATATTTGCCAACTGAACTATGTGGAATGGTATCACGTAAAATAGGGACTTTGATTAGGTTGCGCTTAGCTGCCTCTACACCTTTAGCAATGGCATCGGTTAACTCTTTTGCTTTGCCAAGGCCATATCCTACAATACCATCACCATTTCCAACTACTACAACTGCAGAAGAACTAAATCTGCGGCCACCTTCTACTACTTTGGTAACGCGCTTAATGGCTACTACTTTCTCCTCAAGATTATAATTACTGGCTCTGAGTTTTTTACCACTTAATATCATTTTTAACTAAAATTTAAGACCATTTGCTCGAGCACCTTCAGCCAATGCTTTGACTTTACCATGATAAGTATACCCAGAACGATCAAAGACAATATGGGTAATACCTTTAGCCAACGCTTGTTGCGCAATTGCTTTTCCTAATGTTAATGCTCCAGCAACGTTATTTTTACTAATTTTTAATTTATACAACGAAGCAGAAAGTAGCGTTTCGCCTGTTTCATCATTAATAAGCTGGGCATATATACAAGTATTACTCTTGAAAAGCGAAAGACGCGGCTGGGCGAATGTTCCCTGCAAACGCTTTCTAATGCTTTTCCTAACTTTAAGTCTTCTTGCTACTTTGTTATCCTTTATTTTCATTTTTTTACTATGTAGGAATATAAAATAGGCCAACATTGAAAAATATAGATGCTACTTTTTAGTAGACTTTCCAACTTTACGCCGCACTACCTCACCTAAACGCCTGACACCTTTGCCTTTATAAGGCTCAACTTTTCTTAAGGAACGAATTTTTGCAGCTACTTGACCCAAAAGCTGCTTATCTAGACATTCTAAATGGACCAGTGGATTTTTTCCTTTAGGCAATTCAGCTGTAGCCATTACTTCTTCTGGCAAGACCAAAGCAATATCATGAGAATAACCTAAACTTAATTCTAATAGACTACCTTGGACATTGGCTTTGTAACCAACCCCTACCAACTCTAAGGTAACCTTAAAGCCAACGCTAACCCCTACTACCATATTATAAATCAAAGCTCTATAAAGACCATAAAGGGCTTTAGATTTTTTAGCATCAACGGGTATCAACTTAACGAACCCTTCGGAAATCTCAACCATAATGGTTGAATCAATTTGCTGCTGCAGTAGACCTTTAGGACCTTTAACCTGTATGATTCCACCATCTAGGGCAGATACGGTAACACCTAGCGGTATATTAATGGGCTGCTTCCCTATTCTTGACATTTTTCTTTATTTTAGTAAATATAACAAAGTACTTCACCACCAACATGAACTTTACGCGCTTCTTTATCAGTCATAATACCCTTGGAGGTGGACAATATGGCTATGCCCAATCCATTAATAACAGTAGGTATAGCAGCAGCAGTAGAATATTTACGCAACCCTGGCTTACTCACACGTTTTAAATGTACAATAGCAGATTGCTTTGTAAAAGCATCATATTTAAGAGCAATTTTGATAACTGGCTGAACACTATCTGGCTTAGAGACCAGCTTATACCCTCGTATATACCCTTTTTCTTGTAAGACTTCTGTAAGCTTTGTTTTTGTTTTTGAAGCAGGAATTTCTACTACCCTATGATTGGCACTAATGGCGTTTCTAATCCTAGTAAGATAATCAGCTATTGGATCTGTAGTCATGGTGATTATATATTAACAAATAATAAAGACAGGTATATAGACTTATATGTTAGCTGACTACCAACTTGCTTTCCGTATACCTGGTAATTTCCCTTCTAAAGCCCATTTTCTAAAAACTAGCCGGGAAATACCAAATCTTCTGATATATCCACGGGCTCTACCGGTTATATTACACCTATTACGCAATCTAACTGGAGAGCTGTTTTTGGGAAGTTTATCGAGTGCCATATAGTTACCTTGCTCTTTTAATGCAGCTCTTTTAGCGGCATATTTGGCTACTAAATGTCTTCTTTTCTTATCTCTTGCTTTGACTGATTCTTTTGCCATAACCTTTTAATTTAATCTTGCACCATATTAAAGGGCATTCCTAAGGCTTTTAAAAGTTGAAATGCGGTTTCATTGTTTTGGGCAGTTGTAACAAAAGTTATGTTCATACCGTTGATCTTAATTACTTTATCAATGCTAATTTCTGGAAATATGATTTGTTCTTGAATGCCTACATTGTAGTTGCCTTTTCCATCAAATCCGTTGGCCTTCAATCCCCAAAAATTTCTAATCCTAGGCAGTGCAATGGATATAAAACGATCAAGAAATTCATACATAAGCCTGCCGCGTAAGGTAACTTTTACACCAATAGGCATACCTTCCCTAAGCTTGAAATTAGAAACTGATTTTTTAGCACGGGTAGCCACGGCACACTGTCCAGCAATAGCAGTTAATTCTTCTAAACCAAGCTGAATTAATTTTTTATTGGATGCACCATCACCTAATCCTTGATTGATACATATTTTATGTAACCTGGGGACTTGCATAACCGATTTGTATCCGAATAAATCTTTAAGCGAAGGAATAACTTCTGCAAAATATTTTTCTTGTAATCTAGGCTTAACCATTTTTTATAAAATTTCCTGTTTTTTTAGCATACCGCTGGAGATTGCCGGCTTCATTATACTTTCTTCCTACACGAGTAGCAGATCCGCTTACTGCATCTATTAACATCAGATTACTAATATGAATAGAAGATGGTAGCCTTTGGATGGTTCCTTTAGGATGCTCAGTAGAAGGCTTTAAATGCCTAACTACTATATTCATACCTTCAACAACAGCTCGATATTTTTTAGGGAATACCTTTAAAACAGTTCCTTGCTGGTTTCTGTGTTTACCAGTCAAAATTTTTACACGATCTCCTGTTCGAATATGAATCTTAAAACTTTTTTTTATTGTTTGCTTCATGCTTTATAGTTCGTCAGCTAAAGAGGCTATTTTCATAAATTTATTATCTCGAACTTCTCGAGCTACTGGCCCAAAAACACCAGTTCCTTTGGGCTCATTGTTATTTTCAATTAAAACAATGGCATTGTCCTCGAAGCGAATATAAGAACCATCTTTACGCCTTACTTCTTTTCGGGTACGGACCACAACGGCTTTGGAAATAGTGCCCTTTTTAAGGGAACCAGAAGGATTAGCTGTTTTTACGGTTACTACAATTTTATCACCAACTTGCGCATAGCGCTTACGGGTTCCACCCAAAACGCGAATGCAAAGAGCTGTTTTTGCGCCGCTATTATCAGCTACTTTTAGTATTGATTCCTGTTGTATCATTTTTACTTAGCTCTTTCTATGATTTGAACCAATCGCCATCTCTTTTTTTTACTTAAAGGGCGGGTTTCCATAATTTTTACGAGATCACCAATACTACAGCTGTTTTCTTTATCATGTGCCATAAATTTGGTAGATGTTTTTACAAACTTACCATATACAGGATGTATAGCTTTGGTATCTGTTACAACGGTTATGGTCTTATGGGCTTTATTACTAGTAACCCTTCCTACCTTTTCTTTTCTTCTATTTCTCACCATGGTGGTTACAATTCTGATGGTTGCTTCGACAACTGTTCTGAGCTGTTTTTAGCCTTGCAATGGATTTTTTTGCCGCCCTAATTTTCATCGGATGCTCAATTGGAGAAACCGAATGAGCAAGCTTTAGTTTGACTAAATAATTTAAGGCTTCTTTTAATTTATCGTTGCATTCTTTAGAAGAAAATAACTGAATTTCTTTGTACTTCATTTTAAAAACTTATTACTTATTGAATAGCACGTTAAAGTAATAGCCTAACCATAGGCAAAAAAAACCTCTAAATGGCTCCACAACCTACCCTACTGAATGAACATAGTCCCTACGGACTACAAAATGTGCCTTAATAGGTAACTTATGCATGGCAAGACGCATCGCACGCTCTGCAACTTCTTTAGCTACACCATCTAACTCAAAGAGAATTCTACCAGGCTTCACAATGGCTACAAAAGAATCTGGCGCACCTTTACCTTTACCCATCCTTACTTCAGCTGGCTTTTTAGTCAAAGACTTATCTGGAAAGATTCTATTCCAAACTTGCCCTTGCCGTTTCATTTCTCTTGTAATGGCAATACGCATGGCCTCAATTTGCCTAGCAGTAATATATGAGGGTTCTAATGCCTTCAGCCCAAAGGTACCAAATTCTAATGAATTTCCTTTCATTGATAAGCCTTTTATCCTCCCTTTCTGGGTTTTTCTATAACGTACTCGTTTTGGTTGTAACATTTTTATTATGGAATGCAAAAATTAATATTGTTGTAATGCAGGGCATAACTACTTCCGCACTTTGGAAGAGAGAAACCCTTTCTCTCCTACTTTAGGAGGCCGACCGGCTGAACGTTGGAGATGATTAACTGCAACATCGCCCCTAGAAATCCAAACTTTAATACCTATTCTTCCATAAATGGTATGGGCTTCGACCGCTATATAGTCTATATCATTACGAAGGGTATGGAGTGGAACAGATCCCTCTTTAAATTCATCTGACCTAGCCATTTCAGCACCATCTAACCTACCCGAAACCTTAATTTTAACACCTTGTGCACCAGAACGGGTCACAGCAGCTATAGCTTGCTTTACTACACGCTTATAAGGCATACGACCTCTAATCTGTTGCGCAATTTGCAAAGCGACCAACTTAGCTTCTAGATCTGGTTTTTTTACCTCAACAATATTAAGTTCAACTTCCTTTCTAGTTAGCTTTTTCAACTCTTCTTTTACCTTATCAACTTCTGCACCCGATTTCCCAATAACAATACCTGGGCGAGCAGTTCGAATGGTAATGGTAATTTTTTTACCAGCACGTTCTATAAGTATTCTAGCAACACTAGCTTTGGCCATTCGCGCATCTAGATAGGTACGTATTTTTTCGTCCTCCATTAATTTTTCTACATAGGAGGATTTTGATGCAAACCAACTGGAATCTGACTTACGAATAAACCCAACTCTAAAACCGACGGGATTAACTTTTTGACCCATTATAGTATGATTAGTGTGGTTACGTTGTTGTACTTGAAACAATCTGATGTGACACAGGAATAGCATTCCGTAAAGTATCTACCACCATAACAACATGACTAGATCGTTTTCTAATTCTATGTGCCACACCTCTTGGCGCGGGCATAACTCTTTTTACCATACCGGCTCTATCTACTGTTATTTTCTTCACAAAAATTGCGCCATCCTCGAAGGCAGCTGCATGATTATTTTGCCAATTTGAAATAGCAGAAAGTAAAAGCTTTCTCAACTGAAGCGCAGCTTGTTGTGGCTTACTTTGTAAAATAGCTAATGCAGTAGCCACGCTTTTTCCTCTAATAAGTGCCGCTAAGCGCCCAACCTTACGTTCAGATATAGGCAGCTTTCTTAATTTTGCTATTGCCTCCATAGTTTAAATTATCTTTTTTTAGAGGTATGTCCTTTAAAGGTTCTTGTTAAGGCAAACTCACCAACTTTATGGCTTACCATTGACTCTGTAATAAAAACAGGGATAAATTTATGCCCATTGTGTACTGCAAGGGTATGTCCCACAAAATCTGGTGTAATGGTTGACCGCCTAGACCAAGTTTTAACTACTGTTTTTTTACCGGACTGATTCAGCATGTCTATCTTACGTTGTAGATGATGCGCCACATAAGGTCCTTTTTTTATAGATCTACCCATTATTTTTTCTTTTTACTAATGATCAGTCTAGTAGAATATTTATTGCGATTGCGTGTTTTTTTACCTTTTGCATATAACCCTTTAAAAGATCTAGGATGTCCTCCAGAAGCTTTTCCTTCACCACCACCCATTGGATGATCCACAGGGTTCATTACAACAGCGCGTACACGAGGTCTTTTACCCATCCAGCGACTTCTACCTGCTTTGGCAATGGTAACATTACCATGGTCACTATTGGAAACAGAGCCAATAGTAGCCATACAATGGTCTAATACCAATCGCCTTTCACCAGAAGGCAACTTAATGGTCACATACTTACCACTTTTGGAAAGCAACTGTGCATATGCGCCGGCACTTCTTGCCAATGCTGCACCACGTCCAGGGGATAGTTCAATGTTATGGATGATCGTTCCCAATGGTATATCTTTCATTTCCATAGCATTACCTAGCTCTATTGGTGCATTTGGGCCTGCTACAACCTTAGCGCCTACTTTAAGTCCTTCTGGTGCTATAATATAGCTTTTCTCACCATCTACATAATGGAGTAGGGCTATGTATGCAGTGCGCATAGGATCATACTGAATAGAATGGACAAATGCAGGGACAGCTATTTTTTTCCTTTTAAAATCAATAAGGCGGGCACGCCGCTTATGTCCACCCCCTCTATGGGGCACAGTAATCCTACCACGATTATTCCGACCAGCTGCGCGCTTGGTTTTTACTAAGAGGGACTTCTCTGGCTTATGAGCAGTAATAACCGTAGAGAAATCTGGTGCTATTCTAAAACGCTGACCGGGCGTGGTTGGGTTAAGTTTTTTTAATGGCATAACTAGATCAACTAACAGCTTAAAATTCAATGCAAAAGGCTAGAAATTGCCATAAAAATCTATGACATCCCCTGCCTTAAGCGTTACAAGTACTTTCTTATAGGAAGGCCGTCTCCCTGTTATTACACACGACTTAGTATGGCGCGTTATTGGTTTACCTGCATAACGCATGGTATTAATTTTATGGACTGTAACACCATAAAAGCGTTCAATTTCTTTTTGTATTTGGTGCTTATCGGCACGATCATCTACGATTAAACCATATATGCCACGCTTATTAAGTGCTGACATTTTTTCTGTTACCAAAGGCTTCTTTAGGATACTCATCTGTTATTGTGTTAATTTTTCTACTATAGGGGTTATAGCTGTTTCCATAATTAACAATTTTTTAGCATGCAAAAGATCATAGGTATTCACGTGGTCGACACAAACTACTTTTGCTTGCTTTATATTCCTACTAGATAGCACAATATTTTTATCTACACTAGGTATAATCAATAGTGTTTTCTCATCTAGAAAAGACAAATTTTGGAGCATACCTAAATAGCTTTTTGTTTTTGGTGCTTCAAAAGAAAAAGGCTCTAAGATAGAGATATGGTTTGCCTTAGCCTTGTAGGTTAAGGCAGACTTTCTGGCTAATTTTTTTACCTTACGGTTTAATTTAAAACTATAATCCCTTGGTCTTGGACCAAAAATACGCCCGCCTCCTCTGAATAAAGGAGACTTAATATCACCCGCTCTAGCTGTTCCTCTTCCTTTTTGTCTTTTAATTTTTCTTCTAGAACCACTGACTGCATTACGCTCCTTTGCTTGGTGGGTACCTTGACGCTTACCGGCTAAGATAGCCTTTACATCCAAATAAATGGCATGATCATTGGGCTCAATACCAAATACTTCTTTTGGCAATTGAACAGAACGGCCTACTTCTTCCCCTGTATATTTTAATACTGATAGGTTCATTTTATTTCTCCAAAATTACGTAACCATTATTTGCACCAGGGACTGCTCCATGGAGTACAATTAGATTTTTCTCTGGCAAAACTTTTATCACCTGAAGGTTGGTCACCTTAACTCTATTGCCACCTGTTCTTCCAGCCATACGCATTCCTTTGAATACACGTGAGGGAAAAGAAGCTGAACCAACAGAACCAGGTGCTCTTTCTCGATTGTGCTGACCATGAGAACGGCTACCAACGCCACTAAAGCCATGTCGCTTTACAACGCCTTGGAAGCCCTTACCTTTGGAGGTACCAACTACGTCTATAAACTGACCTTCGACAAAAACATCGTCTATGCGAATCACTTGACCCAATGTAATTTGCTGCCATACCGCATCATCATCACATCTAAACTCCACTTGCTTGGACTTAGGTGTAGTAGAAGCTTTAGCAAAATGGCCTATAAGAGGCTTAGAGGTATTTTTTTCTTTTTTATCGCCATATGACAATTGAACAGCCTGATATCCATCTATAGACTTTGTTCTAAGCTGTGTCACCACACAGGGACCGCCCTGAATGATGGTACATGCTTTTTTGTGACCCTTACCATCATAAAGACTGGTCATTCCAATTTTTTTTCCTATGATTCCAATCATAAACTTAAATACTAATCATACCCACTTAATCGCTCTAAAACCAGCCAAAAAACTAGGAAAGATATAACAGCGAAAGCACAAATTTAAACAAAATTTAGGCTAAATCAAATGGTTTACCTCAAACCGCTACTACATCTAGGATGCGCGTGACCCAAAGATATAAAAATTAACGCATAAAGAAAAAAGGGTAGATAATAATTACTATGTGAACACTTCATCTAAACAGACGTTAACTAGATCTAGTCAAACTATAAATAGTATAGCCATAGTGTGGCTTTAGAAGCACAAAAAAAGATCCACGTCCAATCGCCCTAAATAAAATAAAATGCCTGCTGAGACTACGCTTCACTATGAGCCTGTTATAATGATGTATAATTTTACTACCACGCGCGCTTTAAGTATCAATACCCGCTGTTCGTATAATCATTCAAATATTATTGTATATTTGGGGTACAAGAATTCCAAAAAATTCAAATTCTTAAAAACTAAAAACTACGATACAAATGAAAAAAATATTTCCCTTATTGCTATTAGCAGTATCTACTACCGCACAAAAATGTGACTTTTTTGATAGTTCTATCGGCAACAATTATTCTATCCGTAAGGCTAAAAAGCAAAAACAAAAATTAAGTGATATCATTACCATTAAGGATCTAGGAATGGTTAAGCCAGATTGTTATGACTGCCCTTCATCTGAAAACATTAAAGATATCTTAAAAAAGAAATATCCTGCGTTAAATACAGAACACATTCACGTTTTCCTATATACATATGGCAAAGAATCCCTATGCATTTCTTCAACCTCTTCTGGTAATTATACAGGTGATATACTACTTACCTATACCACTAAACAAAAACAAAAGTTAAGTGATATCATTACCATTAAGGATCTAGGAATGGTTAAGACGGATTGTTATGGCTTAGTTTCACATGAAGACATTAAAGATATCTTAAAAAGAAAATATCCTGCGTTAAATACAGAACACATTCACGTTTTCCTATATACATATGGCAAAGGATCCCTATGCATTTCTTCAACCTCTTCTGGTAATTATACAGGTGATATACTACTTACCTATACCACTAAACAAAAACAAAAGTTAAGTGATATCATTACCATTAAGGATCTAGGAATGGTTAAGGCGGATCGTTATGGCTTCGTTTCAGGTAAAGACATTAAAGATATCTTAAAAAAGAAATATCCTACGTTAAATACGGATGATATAGAAGTTTATCCAGATTATTCTGGCACAGTATCGATTTCTTCAACCGCTTCTGGTAATTATACAGGTAATATACTACTTACCTATACCACTAAACAAAAACAAAAGTTAAGTGATATCATTACCATTAAGGATCTAG carries:
- the rpsN gene encoding 30S ribosomal protein S14, whose amino-acid sequence is MAKESVKARDKKRRHLVAKYAAKRAALKEQGNYMALDKLPKNSSPVRLRNRCNITGRARGYIRRFGISRLVFRKWALEGKLPGIRKASW
- the rplF gene encoding 50S ribosomal protein L6 produces the protein MSRIGKQPINIPLGVTVSALDGGIIQVKGPKGLLQQQIDSTIMVEISEGFVKLIPVDAKKSKALYGLYRALIYNMVVGVSVGFKVTLELVGVGYKANVQGSLLELSLGYSHDIALVLPEEVMATAELPKGKNPLVHLECLDKQLLGQVAAKIRSLRKVEPYKGKGVRRLGEVVRRKVGKSTKK
- the secY gene encoding preprotein translocase subunit SecY; protein product: MNKLFKVIKDIFLIKELRIRIRNTLFFLLLFRIGSIIVLPGIDVTQISGHAKRVFGLLDSFLGGSLSQVSIFSVGVTPYISASIVMQLLSIAWPKIQKIQRDGEMGKRKIAQISRILTIFIAIFQSFQYLFIATGSGNVSISRTFFIFISIIILTAGAIFCMWLGEKITDKGIGNGVTMLMMVGIVSSFPAALYQEAVYRGSKGMFLFVLELFVLFLIVLVLVAFTQATRRVPIQYARQLSTSTIYGGQRQYIPFKLNSAGVMPIIFANLLIFCISCLLGFWKDKFAWLDLISGMLRDDTSWLFNFLFAFLIIVFTFFYTAITVNPVQIAEDMKRANSFIPGITSGNATARFLDGVLDRITLPGAMFLAIIAILPAFARIVGLSFPFYRFFGGTSLLIMVSSMLETIQQVESYLLMRRYEVIINKGARLQ
- the rpsH gene encoding 30S ribosomal protein S8 codes for the protein MTTDPIADYLTRIRNAISANHRVVEIPASKTKTKLTEVLQEKGYIRGYKLVSKPDSVQPVIKIALKYDAFTKQSAIVHLKRVSKPGLRKYSTAAAIPTVINGLGIAILSTSKGIMTDKEARKVHVGGEVLCYIY
- the rplO gene encoding 50S ribosomal protein L15, encoding MELHTLKPAVGALKGKKRVGRGQGSGKGGTATRGYNGAQSRSGYKRKIGFEGGQQPLQRRIPMYGFKCPSRIEFTPLNLSTLQALAEKHHVSSIDHIFLRKHNVIGKYEKYKILGNGQLNLKLSVAAHRCSATALQAIQNLGGEVIMLSTYE
- the rplP gene encoding 50S ribosomal protein L16; the protein is MLQPKRVRYRKTQKGRIKGLSMKGNSLEFGTFGLKALEPSYITARQIEAMRIAITREMKRQGQVWNRIFPDKSLTKKPAEVRMGKGKGAPDSFVAIVKPGRILFELDGVAKEVAERAMRLAMHKLPIKAHFVVRRDYVHSVG
- the rpmD gene encoding 50S ribosomal protein L30, with the protein product MEQIRITQVRSLIKRPKSQKATIQALGLGRVNKGVVVEATPQIWGMVRKVNHLVVTEKI
- the rpsE gene encoding 30S ribosomal protein S5, whose amino-acid sequence is MILSGKKLRASNYNLEEKVVAIKRVTKVVEGGRRFSSSAVVVVGNGDGIVGYGLGKAKELTDAIAKGVEAAKRNLIKVPILRDTIPHSSVGKYGGGNVLIQPAASGTGVIAGGGVRIVLESVGIKNVLSKSQGSSNPHNVVKATFKALLQLRDPITIAKQRGITLDKLFNG
- the rpsS gene encoding 30S ribosomal protein S19, giving the protein MGRSIKKGPYVAHHLQRKIDMLNQSGKKTVVKTWSRRSTITPDFVGHTLAVHNGHKFIPVFITESMVSHKVGEFALTRTFKGHTSKKR
- the rplE gene encoding 50S ribosomal protein L5; translation: MVKPRLQEKYFAEVIPSLKDLFGYKSVMQVPRLHKICINQGLGDGASNKKLIQLGLEELTAIAGQCAVATRAKKSVSNFKLREGMPIGVKVTLRGRLMYEFLDRFISIALPRIRNFWGLKANGFDGKGNYNVGIQEQIIFPEISIDKVIKINGMNITFVTTAQNNETAFQLLKALGMPFNMVQD
- the rplN gene encoding 50S ribosomal protein L14, encoding MIQQESILKVADNSGAKTALCIRVLGGTRKRYAQVGDKIVVTVKTANPSGSLKKGTISKAVVVRTRKEVRRKDGSYIRFEDNAIVLIENNNEPKGTGVFGPVAREVRDNKFMKIASLADEL
- the rpsC gene encoding 30S ribosomal protein S3, with translation MGQKVNPVGFRVGFIRKSDSSWFASKSSYVEKLMEDEKIRTYLDARMAKASVARILIERAGKKITITIRTARPGIVIGKSGAEVDKVKEELKKLTRKEVELNIVEVKKPDLEAKLVALQIAQQIRGRMPYKRVVKQAIAAVTRSGAQGVKIKVSGRLDGAEMARSDEFKEGSVPLHTLRNDIDYIAVEAHTIYGRIGIKVWISRGDVAVNHLQRSAGRPPKVGEKGFLSSKVRK
- the infA gene encoding translation initiation factor IF-1, giving the protein MAKIPPIEQGGIVQEALPNAVFKVALKNGHIVRAHISGKMRKNYIKILPGDSVRMELTPYDLTQARIVHRYKATEQLH
- the rplV gene encoding 50S ribosomal protein L22, with product MEAIAKLRKLPISERKVGRLAALIRGKSVATALAILQSKPQQAALQLRKLLLSAISNWQNNHAAAFEDGAIFVKKITVDRAGMVKRVMPAPRGVAHRIRKRSSHVVMVVDTLRNAIPVSHQIVSSTTT
- the rplR gene encoding 50S ribosomal protein L18, whose product is MKDNKVARRLKVRKSIRKRLQGTFAQPRLSLFKSNTCIYAQLINDETGETLLSASLYKLKISKNNVAGALTLGKAIAQQALAKGITHIVFDRSGYTYHGKVKALAEGARANGLKF
- the rpmC gene encoding 50S ribosomal protein L29, yielding MKYKEIQLFSSKECNDKLKEALNYLVKLKLAHSVSPIEHPMKIRAAKKSIARLKTAQNSCRSNHQNCNHHGEK
- the rplX gene encoding 50S ribosomal protein L24, translating into MKQTIKKSFKIHIRTGDRVKILTGKHRNQQGTVLKVFPKKYRAVVEGMNIVVRHLKPSTEHPKGTIQRLPSSIHISNLMLIDAVSGSATRVGRKYNEAGNLQRYAKKTGNFIKNG
- the rpsQ gene encoding 30S ribosomal protein S17: MVRNRRKEKVGRVTSNKAHKTITVVTDTKAIHPVYGKFVKTSTKFMAHDKENSCSIGDLVKIMETRPLSKKKRWRLVQIIERAK